One window of the Salvia miltiorrhiza cultivar Shanhuang (shh) chromosome 6, IMPLAD_Smil_shh, whole genome shotgun sequence genome contains the following:
- the LOC130990505 gene encoding uncharacterized protein LOC130990505: protein MAGGEVYVPSFDLPQSSGYGGESSATFEGGDGSETIQRYVYLDLSAGDSPAQEIVEPSVTWGNDQSTGWPSWDEPNPYHYDHLTTDRCWGPADDQYTYEPQFVENAGNVDEDYVPSSEAETDTSASEDLSEPENVRRAGIEYTGWQNLQIDDDDDEQGKEFSVTKSDSRRIYFKCKHSDTCPFKLHASSQDGAIWGVYKLTNEHSCDGELGCVARIKAPVKVVAAYLAQKIHDNCEILKPKAIQLELRREFGVQIKYDVALRARNRATEMVYGRHDQSFEMLPKYLYMLRQSNLGSMVEWEVDDDGRFKHLFVALAASATPFMFSLRPVIVVDGTHLKGKNRGILFVAVTKDGNESLFPLAYGVGPKENDESWTYFMSRIRRVYGQANPHLIVSDQHISIANAIRNELPNATHGLCYYHLQNNLKHYGKAVVEVYRQAAFAYEKSDFTRAMNSLKVMKRAAYDKLMGIRPKKWARSMCPVPVRRYSFMASNAAEAFNSRLLWARRLPICSMLEAIKIVIEKWFSERLRAAQQIEQGLTAEAGKRVAIEVQKSRRYTAQRLSGMKYKVQTADRSFKVDLEKKKCECRVFQLDQLPCSHSIAAISEAGDTIAEYVDSYYTNEFLIDTYSREVNNLPPRCQWLVPEHIAEQVVLPLIVKGQLGCPKEGRHRGGGEGSNIQADESSSIRRRKPKKCSICHEEGHSKRTCAGRATEPRE, encoded by the exons ATGGCAGG TGGAGAAGTGTATGTTCCTTCGttcgatctccctcaatcttccGGGTATGGAGGTGAATCCAGTGCAACATTCGAAGGTGGGGACGGATCGGAAACAATCCAAAGATATGTTTATTTAGACCTATCAGCCGGAGATTCACCGGCGCAAGAAATTGTTGAACCGTCGGTCACTTGGGGTAATGATCAGTCAACGGGTTGGCCTTCATGGGATGAGCCAAATCCGTACCATTACGATCACCTAACAACTGATCGTTGTTGGGGTCCAGCTGATGATCAATATACGTACGAGCCTCAGTTTGTGGAGAATGCTGGTAATGTAGATGAAGATTATGTTCCATCGTCTGAAGCCGAGACTGATACAAGCGCCTCTGAAGACTTGTCGGAGCCAGAGAACGTGAGAAGGGCGGGGATTGAATATACAGGTTGGCAGAATTTGCAgatcgatgacgatgatgacgaacag gGCAAGGAATTTTCTGTCACCAAATCAGACAGCAGACGAATTTACTTCAAATGCAAGCATTCAGATACGTGCCCCTTCAAGCTCCATGCATCGTCACAAGATGGAGCCATTTGGGGAGTGTATAAGTTAACCAATGAGCACTCATGCGACGGTGAGCTAGGGTGCGTAGCGCGAATAAAGGCCCCCGTAAAAGTCGTCGCAGCATATTTAGCACAGAAAATACACGACAACTGCGAGATCTTGAAGCCGAAGGCTATCCAGCTGGAGCTGCGACGTGAGTTTGGCGTACAGATCAAGTACGATGTTGCATTGCGAGCCCGTAATCGAGCGACTGAGATGGTTTATGGTCGACATGATCAGTCCTTCGAGATGCTGCCCAAGTACTTATACATGTTGAGACAATCCAATCTTGGTTCGATGGTGGAGTGGGAAGTTGACGATGATGGCCGATTCAAACATTTATTTGTTGCTCTTGCAGCTTCGGCTACCCCTTTCATGTTCAGCTTACGGCCAGTGATTGTCGTCgacggcacacacttgaagggcaagaataggggtattttgtttgttgcagtGACGAAGGACGGCAACGAGAGTTTGTTCCCACTCGCGTATGGTGTTGGCCCGAAAGAGAACGATGAATCGTGGACTTATTTCATGTCACGCATTCGACGTGTTTATGGCCAAGCCAATCCACATTTGATTGTCTCTGATCAACATATCTCCATTGCCAATGCTATCAGGAATGAGTTACCAAATGCCACCCACGGCCTATGCTACTACCATTTGCAAAATAACCTGAAGCATTACGGTAAGGCAGTGGTCGAGGTGTATCGACAAGCTGCATTTGCGTACGAGAAGTCCGACTTCACTAGGGCTATGAACTCCCTGAAGGTTATGAAGAGAGCCGCGTACGATAAACTAATGGGGATTAGGCCGAAAAAGTGGGCTCGTTCGATGTGTCCTGTGCCTGTGCGACGCTACAGTTTTATGGCATCAAATGCTGCTGAAGCTTTTAATTCCAGATTGTTGTGGGCAAGAAGACTTCCTATCTGCTCGATGTTAGAGGCAATCAAAATTGTTATTGAGAAATGGTTCAGCGAGCGACTAAGGGCTGCACAACAAATCGAGCAAGGCTTGACTGCTGAGGCCGGTAAAAGGGTAGCTATTGAAGTCCAAAAAAGTCGTCGATACACTGCACAAAGGTTGAGTGGCATGAAGTATAAGGTGCAAACTGCTGACAGAAGCTTTAAGGTGGATCTGGAGAAGAAAAAATGCGAATGTCGAGTATTCCAGCTAGACCAACTGCCCTGTTCTCATTCAATCGCTGCAATAAG tGAGGCCGGTGATACGATCGCGGAGTATGTAGACTCGTACTACACGAACGAATTTCTTATCGATACTTACTCTCGCGAAGTTAATAATCTCCCGCCGAGATGCCAGTGGTTGGTTCCCGAGCACATCGCTGAGCAGGTTGTATTACCTCTGATTGTAAAAGGTCAATTGGGgtgcccaaaagaaggtagACATCGAGGTGGTGGTGAAGGCAGCAACATACAAGCAGATGAGTCTTCTAGTATCAGGCGTCGTAAACCAAAGAAGTGCAGCATCTGCCATGAAGAAGGACACAGCAAGAGAACGTGCGCTGGCAGGGCGACTGAGCCTAGGGAGTAG
- the LOC130990504 gene encoding uncharacterized protein LOC130990504: MSASPRISPADKGGLNLPPVSNNFQPSSVATASASLRKETTVPNLSSETTAAVDKTTTPKDSYARITAPQRTKKPDIPAHKFQALRPINIGDNGVLKVPRDLQLFQANKFQHAIIGRLLLNKGEKPRTTRDLKSELQSLWAIKSPWFLMPMGKGYYTLKFTTPEDKATAKAHVIWDLKAGSIRLRDWVRYFNPYKESSSLAQVWVRIYELPVEFWHPEVLTGIGHWLGQPLKIDGNSLDDEVAHFARILVEIDLAKKLPENLTIDGGDYAFKIDFSYEYLPLFCTRCKITGHSADKCRKGRKEKQSTEEVPIIKEPEWHPIKHGATSIRTAKQKSDDQGATHKDLSGPDFTKKGDHQTDNRFEVLENLEIQETISTVKGIGSSPSNSRKRLDITMMIQDKITSPAQILQRSEDVDQTNECMGGNDSLDNMDKEKQTSDLDEVRGPKQQDAPNKQLTEERATPSLNQKEETQQVLLDTNTNFIDLENQKVQRLKAKDQTVSLQATQEHSDLPKRGRGRPSKQDQAARNHNKALLQQQENIKSRLRKSVESGHKPRDYIIDYSNTDNFSTMDNIATKSWADEVELGEAQPRNSL, translated from the coding sequence ATGTCTGCCTCGCCTCGAATCTCTCCGGCAGATAAGGGGGGGCTTAACCTCCCACCGGTGTCGAATAACTTTCAACCCTCGTCAGTTGCTACCGCTAGTGCTTCGTTAAGAAAGGAAACTACTGTTCCGAATTTGTCTTCGGAAACTACTGCGGCCGTTGACAAGACTACGACGCCTAAAGACTCCTATGCAAGGATCACGGCTCCACAACGTACCAAAAAACCTGATATCCCTGCGCATAAATTTCAGGCGCTCCGTCCGATCAATATTGGTGATAATGGAGTTCTCAAAGTTCCACGTGATCTGCAACTTTTCCAAGCCAACAAGTTCCAGCATGCCATTATAGGACGTTTATTGTTGAATAAAGGAGAGAAACCGAGAACCACGCGTGATCTCAAATCTGAACTTCAATCTCTTTGGGCGATTAAATCTCCTTGGTTTTTAATGCCTATGGGAAAAGGCTATTATACGTTAAAATTCACCACTCCAGAGGACAAAGCCACAGCGAAAGCTCACGTCATATGGGATTTGAAGGCTGGCTCCATACGCCTGCGTGACTGGGTTCGTTATTTTAACCCTTATAAGGAATCGTCATCTCTTGCTCAAGTTTGGGTGAGAATTTATGAACTTCCAGTCGAATTTTGGCATCCGGAAGTTCTCACAGGGATTGGTCATTGGCTTGGGCAACCGCTGAAAATAGACGGCAACTCGTTGGATGATGAAGTTGCTCATTTCGCTCGCATTCTGGTGGAAATTGACTTGGCTAAGAAGCTACCGGAGAATCTCACTATTGATGGTGGGGATTATGCTTTTAAGATTGATTTTAGTTATGAATATCTTCCTCTTTTTTGTACCAGATGCAAAATTACCGGACATTCGGCGGATAAATGTCGTAAGGGAAGAAAGGAAAAGCAATCGACCGAGGAGGTGCCAATCATTAAAGAGCCGGAATGGCATCCAATCAAACATGGGGCGACAAGCATAAGAACTGCGAAACAAAAATCTGATGATCAGGGTGCTACACACAAGGATCTGTCTGGTCCTGATTTTACTAAAAAAGGGGATCATCAAACTGATAACCGTTTTGAGGTTTTGGAGAACTTGGAGATTCAGGAAACCATATCTACGGTAAAGGGGATTGGCTCATCACCCAGCAACTCACGGAAGAGATTGGATATTACTATGATGATTCAAGATAAAATTACTTCGCCTGCGCAAATTTTGCAGAGGTCGGAGGATGTTGATCAGACTAATGAGTGCATGGGCGGCAATGACTCTTTGGATAACATGGACAAGGAAAAACAGACGTCGGACCTGGATGAAGTCAGAGGTCCGAAACAGCAAGACGCTCCTAACAAACAGTTGACGGAGGAACGGGCGACACCTTCTTTGAATCAGAAAGAAGAGACACAGCAGGTGCTCTTGGATACTAATACTAATTTCATCGATCTGGAGAACCAGAAAGTGCAGAGGTTGAAAGCTAAGGATCAAACAGTTTCGCTGCAGGCGACTCAGGAACATTCCGATTTGCCGAAACGTGGTCGGGGAAGGCCTTCCAAACAAGATCAAGCTGCCCGCAATCACAATAAAGCCTTGCTACAGCAGCAAGAAAATATCAAAAGCAGGCTTAGAAAGTCGGTGGAGTCGGGACATAAACCGAGAGACTATATCATAGATTATAGTAATACGGATAATTTTAGTACAATGGATAACATTGCTACCAAAAGTTGGGCTGATGAAGTGGAGCTGGGGGAAGCCCAGCCCAGGAATTCTCTCTAA